The Bos indicus x Bos taurus breed Angus x Brahman F1 hybrid chromosome 9, Bos_hybrid_MaternalHap_v2.0, whole genome shotgun sequence genomic sequence ATAAGCTAAATAAGCTGCAGAAACTGAACTCTTCTCAATGCAAACCTAAAGAGGAAAAAATCAAGTGATTTGCCAACAGAAGTGATGTAAGTACAGGAATAAGTAGATAAAACCTCCCTTTGCTTGAGTTTGTTTCTGCACCTGGAGGCTTAGATTGGTGaccttaaaaaaatgtgaaatgtgagagttgtgagttaagttttattgggggtAATGTGAGGACCACAGTCGGGGAGATGGCACCCCAGAgaactctgagaaactgctcccaAGAGGCAGGGGGGAAgatcagtatatatgtgattttgatgaAGGGGGATACTTGCCATCAAGCACgtatttttccagatttttgcTACTCTCATGAAGCTTAGCTAGTCATGAGGAACAGTCATCACCacgaaggattttagtgcttttctagatatggggAGATGTAAGAATTGGgttcataaaatcagctcctgaaaatatctatctgaagacttGTCTTGCCAATTTTTTCTGAGTATGGAGTGCCTcttttctgctctccaccctgaactcctttcaggggttgctgaaaatcagcagctgcagtagcacattatttaatccttgtagaggcagatAAGTAGGTAAGCCAATGCCAAGTggcaatttgtagttgacaagaTCATCTCAAGCTTCTTTTTTAAGCACTGAACTCAGATGTTCATATACATCTCCCGCCCCTTTTATTTCCTGAATTACTCTAAGACACAGATGACCATATGTCCTAATTTGCCTAGAACAGTCTCGGAATCTTGTTTGCTTCTCTTTTAACTCTCAGAAGTGTCCAGTTGATCTTGATTTATATTTCTAACGATCAACATGCATTTTTTTATTAAGTAACAAAAATACAAGCATTTCATCACTTGTTTGCTCTcaaaaatttggggaaatttccatttcctttgtgGTGGTTTGTGAActgtcaaaatttttttaaaagcaggttaAGTTGTAATataaatttttcttcttaaaaaattaaagtctgtatGTTAAAACTATTTTCTAGTAACCTTCGAACAGTTGGTACTTCTTAAAAACTATGACTAAAATCTTTGTGGCAGAATTAAATTCAAATTCTAGGTGACATAATAGATTCTAATTATTAAAACAGTTTAAGAATGTCTTCCAGTTGACTTTATTAAGTTATAACAAGGATCTCAAAAGACTTCTCTCAGCAAATAGGTCTCATCCATCATTATGGCTGTTAAGAATCTAATCAGTTACCAACCAGGAAACAGGCCTCTTCCACTACACAGACAAGCTCTGTAGGCTCAAGATGCCCAAATTTTCTTTAGGGTGAGGACTCAAAGTCCTGCCAATCCTCTGAACAAAGTTCCCATGTTATCCAGTAAACCTGAAATACTCCTTTCAGTGAGCAGTGCTGAAACAGATTCCATAATTAATTACTCAGTTTCAAGACAGATTTAACATCgcttctttttctggaagataCAAAGAGTTCTTTAGTTTTATTCAAATATGCAGTCCAGttccagtccagttcagtcgctcagtcgtgtctgactctttgcgaccccgtgaatcgcagcacaccaggcctccctgtccatcaccaactcctggagttcaactcaaactcaagtccatcgagtcggtgatgccatccagccatctcatcctctgtcgtacccttttcctcctgcccccaatccctcccagcatcagtcttttccaatgagtcaactcttcacatgaggttggAATGACcaatgaccattggaaaaaccatagccttgactagacagacctttgttggcaaagtaatgtctctgcttttgaatatgctatctaggttggtcataactttccttccaaggagtaagcgtcttttaatttcatggctgcagtcaccatctgcagtgattttggagcccaaaaagataaagtctgacactgtttccactctttccccatctatgcAGTATCCCTGATATAAAGCATGTCTTGTTATGAAGAGCTGTGATCTGtcttagcattttttttcttgcttcacCACTTAAGTCACTGACTGTGGAAATatcttttcaattaaaataaatacaagatccactagaaggaaaacaaatcctgtaattaattttgttttaaagatatgcaattactgtatttttaaaagttgctttttAAGTGAGCTAATGTATTACACTGGATCATGCTATGGGGACAAATTCACTGCCTGCCCTAAACTagtgaaaacaaaaggaaagcacTTTTCATCTCTATGAGAAAGTATGCCTGAGTTTTTGGGTCTGGGATCAGGTTTGCTTGGTAGCCTCAAAGAGCAATTTACcctctttttcaaaatttgcttTTGATCATTTCAGACAATTCATCCTTTCTGAATGAGAAAGAGTAGAAGAGAGGAATGTCGAATGAGGTTAAGTAAATGGAGAATCTGTCACATAAAGCAAGTTTAAAACCCCGTAACAGCATCCATGCAGGACAAACGGAAGCATTattcttttgaaaacattattctTTCAAACAGTGTGTAATGACATCCTCCCCAGAGATTtcttccatgaaagaaaaaaaaaaatacttcctcaGAAGTCATTCTCTAGATTTCCAGTATGAGTAAAGCACAGTGAAAAGTCAGACTTGTGGGGTTTTTTTAGTGTAAGAAGAttcaaaattaaaactgagaaaaggGGCTCCTAAGTTTCTCCACGTTCTTGTTTTCTGTTACTTATCAGTATTTTCATGAACCAAAAGGACATGTACAACGAAAAGGTGGTCATTATTACCTTGGATTTGTATCAGCGAATGTATTACTATAAACTTGAGCCAAACATATTCTGTTTTTGAGGGAGAAATACAGAAAACTCAAAATATGCTAAATGTAAGACAATCCACTCAAGTTCCTTTTAAGTATATCATTTTCTTATGCTGAAATACCAATCTGTGGAATACATATCCAGTATTCTGTACTGCTATTACCTCCTGAGGACttaatcaaaattcaaaaattttatgttttagaagTTTGgtacagggcttccttggtggtccactggttaagaatacatcttgccatgcaggggacagtggttcaatcccaggtctgggaagatcccacatgcttcggggcaacgaagcccgtgcaccacaactacagaagcctgagtgccccagagcctgtgctctgcagcaagagaagccaccacaatgagaagcccgcacactgcaaccagagagcagcccttgCTCTTATcgaattaaataaaactttaaaaatagttttttaaagtttgatattACCTAAATATCAGAGTTTGGCTTTTGTCTAactgtttaaaatatgtttaaacaacaaaaaagaaaataagcaacttATTTTGCTTATTCCAACTTATGCTTAATTAACGCAAGTTCAAATAAACAGTtttcttcaaagatttcaaaACTGTTGAATACATGTTGAATGGAAtggaaatggaatggaatggaaaaaagaaagacactgcAGAAAAATCACAATTATGATGTTTATTTAGCAAAATAAACTTAGAGAaagttttctattaaaaaaacatgAGAATTATATTCAAATTTTAGCTTCCCCGTCTTCTTTGGTATCGAAATCaagtcaaatataaaatattttattttgaagttagTCATTGGGTCTGTAACAGTTGTCCATAGAAGGAAAATAGGAAGTTATCTGTAATTGTTTTACTTACTGAACAACCAATGGATGTGTAAAAGCAGTCAATTATGTGTATGCAGAAACCAACATCATCAAGGAAATGTTCATTCATTAATATATGTTTTCTGCTGGAGATATATCTCAAGTTTTTAACAACCTTTTGCCATCATTTTACCATGTTATCTGAACAATAACCCAATATGCAGACACTGTTATTCACATGAATTTTTCTCCAAGGAAGTCGACACCATCATAACCAGGACCTACCAACATTTATTTTCAACATGattacaacattaaaaaactttctgtatttttcagaaTTGTGTGCCTGGGTCTTTCCATAAAATAGTATCTGGAGAGTGCTAATAgcattaaattaatattaataaaatccaATTCTATCTCTTTCTCTTAAAAAGAAACAGTACTTAAaaccagacttttttttcttttaagagtagTATTATATGGATTCCTAAATCCGCCAAAACAAACATTTCCAGAAACACTGTGTGACAACCAAGTTACCCTTATTCCTAATTCTTTGCCTCTATGCATACTGAGTTCTCCATGTTCCTGGTTTCTTATGTGGAAGTACTTTCCCCTTAATTtgttaaaagaatctgaaaaaaaaaatccggtAATAAACTAGGGCAatgaatttttctcttctttttgcataGACTTGTGACCACAAAACAATCAAGCCACTTATAGTTTCAATACTAACATTGTGATTGGGAACAAGAAGAATACAACCATAATAATATACAGCTATCTATCAGAAGGACTGCATAGAGACATCTTTGGCCATGAAGACTCTGGGCCCTCTGGAAATAAGTCAGTTGCATTGCCAACATGACAAAGAAAATAGCAATGTTGAGAATCAGAAACAGTCTGGTGTACGAGGCGGACAGCGCTGGGGCTCTGCTGTGAGTCGTTGTCACCATCCGAGCCTGGCCAAACCGGCCGTTCATCACatcaccgtttttgtgtttctcgTATGTTATGTCTGCAAAATCTAAAAggtctttcatttcttcatcttcatCTACAGGCAGTTCTTTCTGTGCTAAGATCTGAGCTTTCTGACGAACCTTTCTTTCATTGACTTCAATCTGTGCAAAAATATCAGGGACAGCATCCACAAATTTATAGCGCTTGCCTCCCCTTCGGTTCTTCTTGGacttgctctgctgctgctgctgctgctgtgataTGGCAAAAATCCTGTCGATGGCCTCCTCGGTCTGTCTCTTATCTGAAAATCTCAGCAGGCGCTCGGCAGTCTTCCTAAAGCTGGCTGTGTTCCGGACGCGGGACAGGATCTGCTTCTCCAGCAGCTGGAACACGGGCTTAAAATGCTGCAGGTTCTGTTCCACCAGAGCAGCGTAGTCCTTCACCTCCGGGACAACGCTGCTCCTGATGGCTGAACTCCGGTCAAAGAGAATTTTCTGCCGGTCAGCAATGACCTGCGCAAAGGCAGACTGCCCTGCAGTCTCTCCTGTCCACAGGTAAGTGGCGTAGGCATGCTCGCTGGTGGCCACGAACACATCCAGTTGCTGAGCATCTCCGTGGATGCTGAAGCTCTGAACATCGATGGATGGCCCTATGAAGAGGTAAGCTGCCCTGGTGACAGGACTTCGGAGGTGCGTGGTGACATTCACGTAGTTCGTCCCGTTGTAGGGATAGCCGCGAGGGTATGTCACTGAGGCAAAGGTTCCTTTCTCACTGTAGCCAGTATCATCCATCCAGTACATTTTATAGAGGCCATCTCGCTGCCTGATGAGAGCTCCGTGGACCCCATCTACCACCGTCTCCTCGAAAGGAAAATCCACATTGTGGAAGAAGCTTGCTGCCCTCTCCAGGGGGCTGTCCTCTCCCAGGTGTATCTGATCCACAAGGAGGAGAAGCTGCGGATGCAGGAGGATCAGATTTCTCTGAACGTTCCTCAGGTGAAGCTGGGGGTTATAAGCACCCACACCCTCTCCTCGGATGAAAACCACCCCATTTTTCTCCACTGCAGCAACCACTCTCCCCTGACAGCTAGCTGCTGGGTCGTGCTTATATTTA encodes the following:
- the DSE gene encoding dermatan-sulfate epimerase isoform X3, translated to MYETSYRRGWGFQYLHNHQPTNCMALLTGSLVLMNQGYLQEAYLWTKQVLTIMEKSLVLLREVTDGSLYEGVAYGSYTTRSLFQYMFLVQRHFDINHFGHPWLKQHFAFMYRTILPGFQRTVAIADSNYNWFYGPESQLVFLDKFVMRNGSGNWLADQIRRNRVVEGPGTPSKGQRWCTLHTEFLWYDASLKSVPPPDFGTPTLHYFEDWGVVTYGSALPAEINRSFLSFKSGKLGGRAIYDIVHRNKYKDWIKGWRNFNAGHEHPDQNSFTFAPNGVPFITEALYGPKYTFFNNVLMFSPAASKSCFSPWEGQVTEDCSSKWSKYKHDPAASCQGRVVAAVEKNGVVFIRGEGVGAYNPQLHLRNVQRNLILLHPQLLLLVDQIHLGEDSPLERAASFFHNVDFPFEETVVDGVHGALIRQRDGLYKMYWMDDTGYSEKGTFASVTYPRGYPYNGTNYVNVTTHLRSPVTRAAYLFIGPSIDVQSFSIHGDAQQLDVFVATSEHAYATYLWTGETAGQSAFAQVIADRQKILFDRSSAIRSSVVPEVKDYAALVEQNLQHFKPVFQLLEKQILSRVRNTASFRKTAERLLRFSDKRQTEEAIDRIFAISQQQQQQQSKSKKNRRGGKRYKFVDAVPDIFAQIEVNERKVRQKAQILAQKELPVDEDEEMKDLLDFADITYEKHKNGDVMNGRFGQARMVTTTHSRAPALSASYTRLFLILNIAIFFVMLAMQLTYFQRAQSLHGQRCLYAVLLIDSCILLWLYSSCSQSQC
- the DSE gene encoding dermatan-sulfate epimerase isoform X2 translates to MLVKDAPWDEVPLAHSLVGFATAYDFLYNYLSKTQQEKFLEVIANASGYMYETSYRRGWGFQYLHNHQPTNCMALLTGSLVLMNQGYLQEAYLWTKQVLTIMEKSLVLLREVTDGSLYEGVAYGSYTTRSLFQYMFLVQRHFDINHFGHPWLKQHFAFMYRTILPGFQRTVAIADSNYNWFYGPESQLVFLDKFVMRNGSGNWLADQIRRNRVVEGPGTPSKGQRWCTLHTEFLWYDASLKSVPPPDFGTPTLHYFEDWGVVTYGSALPAEINRSFLSFKSGKLGGRAIYDIVHRNKYKDWIKGWRNFNAGHEHPDQNSFTFAPNGVPFITEALYGPKYTFFNNVLMFSPAASKSCFSPWEGQVTEDCSSKWSKYKHDPAASCQGRVVAAVEKNGVVFIRGEGVGAYNPQLHLRNVQRNLILLHPQLLLLVDQIHLGEDSPLERAASFFHNVDFPFEETVVDGVHGALIRQRDGLYKMYWMDDTGYSEKGTFASVTYPRGYPYNGTNYVNVTTHLRSPVTRAAYLFIGPSIDVQSFSIHGDAQQLDVFVATSEHAYATYLWTGETAGQSAFAQVIADRQKILFDRSSAIRSSVVPEVKDYAALVEQNLQHFKPVFQLLEKQILSRVRNTASFRKTAERLLRFSDKRQTEEAIDRIFAISQQQQQQQSKSKKNRRGGKRYKFVDAVPDIFAQIEVNERKVRQKAQILAQKELPVDEDEEMKDLLDFADITYEKHKNGDVMNGRFGQARMVTTTHSRAPALSASYTRLFLILNIAIFFVMLAMQLTYFQRAQSLHGQRCLYAVLLIDSCILLWLYSSCSQSQC